From a single Kitasatospora sp. NBC_00458 genomic region:
- a CDS encoding AraC family transcriptional regulator: MDIISDAVSAMRTGTPHSSVTELRAPWGIRFDPQQGAGFHVITEGTCWLIPAGGEPVRLVEGDVAFLPRELGHAIADTPTTPLSGPGPRETVGTGRTTRMLCGAYRLDHARAHPLLAELPDLVHLPGDDRQSPELRGAVDLLRRELATGQRAGAPGVLTALLDVLLLYVLRAWHERQAEQHTTGWGAALHDPALAAALRAVHREPAAPWTVQSLADRAGLSRTAFAQRFTATIGRPPLGYLTWWRMTLAARSLRETDLLLRTVAEQVGYTTEYAFARAFKREFHTAPGRYRATHRTPAS, translated from the coding sequence GTGGACATCATCAGCGACGCCGTCTCCGCGATGCGCACCGGCACCCCGCACTCCTCGGTGACCGAGCTGCGCGCCCCCTGGGGCATCCGCTTCGACCCGCAGCAGGGGGCCGGATTCCACGTGATCACGGAGGGGACCTGCTGGCTGATTCCGGCCGGCGGCGAGCCCGTCCGGCTCGTCGAAGGCGATGTGGCCTTCCTGCCAAGGGAGTTGGGGCACGCGATCGCGGACACCCCGACCACGCCACTGAGCGGCCCCGGCCCGCGGGAGACGGTCGGCACGGGCCGGACCACGAGGATGCTGTGCGGTGCCTACCGCCTGGACCACGCGCGCGCCCACCCGCTGCTCGCCGAACTGCCCGACCTCGTCCACCTCCCGGGCGACGACCGGCAGTCCCCGGAACTGCGCGGCGCCGTCGACCTGCTCCGCCGCGAACTGGCCACCGGGCAACGGGCGGGCGCTCCCGGCGTCCTCACCGCGCTGCTGGACGTCCTGCTGCTCTACGTCCTGCGGGCCTGGCACGAACGCCAGGCCGAACAGCACACCACCGGCTGGGGCGCAGCCCTTCACGACCCGGCCCTGGCGGCGGCCCTGCGCGCCGTCCACCGGGAACCGGCGGCGCCGTGGACCGTGCAGTCCCTCGCCGACCGCGCCGGGCTCTCCCGCACGGCCTTCGCCCAGCGCTTCACCGCGACGATCGGCCGTCCACCGCTCGGCTACCTCACCTGGTGGCGGATGACCCTCGCCGCCCGTAGCCTCCGCGAGACCGACCTGCTCCTGCGCACCGTCGCCGAACAGGTCGGCTACACCACCGAGTACGCCTTCGCCAGGGCCTTCAAACGCGAGTTCCACACCGCCCCCGGCCGCTACCGCGCCACCCACCGCACCCCTGCGTCCTGA
- a CDS encoding class I SAM-dependent methyltransferase — translation MGGRTSTAGYGEEAERLAEQYEAVTFAEVHRETLHLFPAEPAAVLDVGAGTGRDAAALAALGHRVVAAEPTPELRRIGERLHAGCGVRWVDDALPGLPRLRAAGERFDLVLLTAVWMHLAADERPSALDALAELLAPAGHLHLTLRHGPVPPGRRMFDVSADETVELARARGLSPLLRTERADLHGRTDVRWTELVLRTSAPGGGSA, via the coding sequence ATGGGCGGACGGACGAGCACGGCCGGGTACGGCGAGGAGGCCGAACGGCTCGCGGAGCAGTACGAGGCCGTGACCTTCGCCGAGGTCCACCGCGAGACCCTGCACCTCTTCCCCGCCGAGCCCGCTGCCGTGCTCGACGTCGGCGCCGGCACCGGACGGGACGCCGCCGCGCTGGCCGCCCTCGGCCACCGGGTGGTCGCCGCCGAACCGACGCCCGAGCTGCGCCGGATCGGCGAGCGGCTGCACGCCGGCTGCGGCGTGCGCTGGGTGGACGACGCCCTGCCCGGACTGCCCCGGCTGCGCGCCGCGGGGGAGCGGTTCGACCTGGTCCTGCTGACGGCCGTGTGGATGCACCTGGCCGCCGACGAACGGCCGTCGGCACTGGACGCGCTGGCCGAGCTGCTCGCCCCGGCCGGGCACCTCCACCTCACCCTGCGGCACGGTCCCGTCCCGCCCGGGCGGCGGATGTTCGACGTGTCGGCCGACGAGACGGTCGAACTCGCCCGCGCCCGCGGCCTCTCCCCGCTCCTGCGCACCGAACGGGCCGACCTGCACGGCCGCACGGACGTGCGGTGGACGGAACTCGTCCTCCGGACCTCGGCCCCCGGGGGCGGGTCGGCCTGA
- the uppS gene encoding polyprenyl diphosphate synthase, protein MRVTDPLYALYTRRLRRRLQGGELPGHIGLIMDGNRRWARRQGIGNPSLGHKYGAEHVENVLSWCEALRIRHVTVFVCSAENLQRRGDAEVAFLMQVIEEVLTRHLTRPMPRWRVHIAGALDTLPDTTARALKDAVEATRECPTGAHVTLAVGYGGRQELVDAMRDLLYARAETDTSMRDLAAHLTADDIARHLYTAGQPDPDLVIRTSGEQRMSNFLLWQSAYSELYFSEANWPAFREVDFLRAVRAYAARQRRYGA, encoded by the coding sequence GTGCGCGTAACCGACCCGCTCTACGCCCTGTACACCCGCCGGCTTCGCCGGCGACTCCAGGGCGGGGAGCTGCCCGGGCACATCGGACTGATCATGGACGGCAACCGCCGATGGGCGCGCCGGCAAGGCATCGGGAACCCGAGCCTCGGCCACAAGTACGGTGCCGAGCACGTGGAGAACGTGCTCTCCTGGTGCGAGGCCCTCCGGATCAGGCATGTCACCGTGTTCGTCTGCTCCGCGGAGAACCTCCAACGGCGCGGCGACGCCGAGGTCGCCTTCCTGATGCAGGTGATCGAGGAAGTCCTGACCCGGCACCTCACCAGGCCGATGCCGCGCTGGCGGGTGCACATCGCCGGAGCACTCGACACACTGCCCGACACCACCGCCCGCGCCCTCAAGGACGCGGTCGAGGCCACACGGGAGTGCCCCACCGGAGCGCACGTGACCCTCGCCGTCGGGTACGGCGGCCGCCAGGAGCTCGTCGACGCCATGCGCGATCTGCTGTACGCGCGGGCAGAGACCGACACGTCGATGCGGGACCTCGCCGCCCACCTGACCGCGGACGACATCGCCCGCCACCTGTACACCGCCGGCCAGCCGGACCCGGACCTCGTCATCCGCACCAGCGGAGAGCAGCGCATGTCGAACTTCCTGCTGTGGCAGAGCGCCTACTCCGAGCTGTACTTCAGCGAGGCGAACTGGCCGGCGTTCCGTGAAGTCGACTTCCTGCGTGCCGTGCGCGCGTACGCCGCCCGGCAGCGCCGCTACGGCGCCTGA
- a CDS encoding acyltransferase family protein, protein MSTAVPPGAEPSRAAARQGDATSPSAASNELLPVDLTPGPPADPALRRAVGLTAADAGGSTAAALTAVATATVASTTVGAATVGAATAGSAVEPARSAEAATTRSADRPRAAFRPDIEGLRGVAVLSVLAFHAGVPAFTGGYVGVDIFFVISGFLITGLLLARPIGLWDFASRRARRILPAAAVVLVATALAGGALLDPLRGTDLARDLIASAGQFANWRFVGQQTDYLAAERDPSPLQHFWSLGVENQFYLLWGVLLLGLARYLVGRRRTTAISVATLAIGGVSLFLCIRWTAGSAPLGYFSTASRLWEFAAGACAALAAPALGARLGRGGPGTRLGGWALRALGWAGAAAVVVAVFRYDRNTPFPGSAALLPVLGTAVVLLVGPAHRALGPADAGRLLATGPLRAAGRLSYAWYLWHWPVLTIAQARYGALPWTTLVLLTAAAALPAWLTMRLVEQPLRYGSSPAPRRGLAVGASALVIPLIAGLTLGGGTVRALGDPNAPTVAPAGAVDGPGLLAPGTRVLALTPSLARAREDFPPGKGCEIPLAAENSPRCLFGTESSPDRIVLIGDSHAGQWISAALAMAEQRHWALEVLVKPGCPLATLTVRNNVLGRTFDECDRWRENTLTRLAVGPKPRLVLMAGLNRYGGQDERTEGWTRTLDRLAALGTPLAYLGDTPMPGKDIPTCLAASDGRSDACFFPRESAFERDPLIDGGLAERYRVRVLDLGSLLCPGTGPDCPSVLEGVILYRDTGHITDTLARVLAPRLDQALLTGQG, encoded by the coding sequence GTGTCAACGGCCGTACCACCGGGCGCCGAGCCGTCTCGCGCCGCCGCCCGCCAGGGTGACGCCACGTCACCGTCCGCCGCCAGCAACGAACTCCTCCCCGTCGACCTCACGCCCGGCCCTCCCGCCGACCCCGCGCTGCGCCGGGCCGTCGGCCTGACCGCCGCCGATGCCGGCGGCTCCACCGCTGCCGCTCTCACCGCCGTCGCCACGGCGACCGTCGCCTCGACGACCGTCGGCGCCGCGACCGTCGGCGCCGCGACCGCCGGGTCCGCCGTCGAACCGGCCCGCAGCGCGGAAGCTGCCACCACCCGGTCGGCCGACCGGCCCAGGGCCGCCTTCCGCCCCGACATCGAGGGCCTGCGCGGCGTCGCCGTGCTCTCCGTCCTCGCCTTCCACGCGGGCGTCCCCGCCTTCACCGGCGGCTACGTCGGCGTCGACATCTTCTTCGTCATCTCCGGGTTCCTGATCACCGGCCTGCTGCTGGCCCGCCCGATCGGCCTGTGGGACTTCGCGTCCCGCCGGGCCCGCCGGATCCTGCCCGCCGCGGCCGTCGTCCTGGTCGCCACCGCCCTCGCCGGCGGCGCGCTGCTCGACCCGCTGCGCGGCACCGACCTGGCCCGCGACCTGATCGCCTCCGCCGGACAGTTCGCCAACTGGCGGTTCGTCGGCCAGCAGACCGACTACCTCGCCGCCGAACGCGACCCGAGCCCGCTCCAGCACTTCTGGTCGCTCGGTGTGGAGAACCAGTTCTACCTGCTCTGGGGCGTGCTGCTGCTCGGTCTCGCCCGCTACCTGGTGGGCCGCCGCCGCACCACCGCGATCTCCGTCGCCACCCTCGCCATCGGCGGCGTCTCCCTGTTCCTCTGCATCCGCTGGACGGCCGGGTCCGCGCCGCTCGGCTACTTCTCCACTGCGAGCCGCCTCTGGGAGTTCGCCGCCGGCGCCTGCGCCGCCCTGGCCGCGCCGGCGCTCGGCGCCCGGCTCGGGCGCGGCGGCCCCGGCACGCGCCTCGGCGGCTGGGCACTGCGGGCCCTCGGCTGGGCGGGCGCCGCCGCCGTCGTGGTCGCGGTCTTCCGCTACGACCGCAACACGCCGTTCCCCGGCAGCGCCGCCCTGCTGCCCGTCCTCGGCACCGCCGTCGTCCTGCTGGTCGGCCCCGCCCACCGCGCGCTCGGTCCGGCGGACGCCGGCCGACTGCTGGCCACCGGCCCGCTGCGCGCCGCCGGCCGGCTCTCCTACGCCTGGTACCTCTGGCACTGGCCGGTCCTGACCATCGCCCAGGCCCGCTACGGCGCCCTCCCGTGGACCACCCTGGTCCTGCTCACGGCGGCCGCGGCGCTGCCGGCCTGGCTCACCATGCGCCTGGTCGAACAGCCGCTGCGGTACGGCAGCAGCCCGGCCCCGCGCCGCGGCCTCGCGGTCGGCGCGAGCGCCCTGGTCATCCCGCTGATCGCCGGACTCACCCTGGGCGGCGGCACCGTCCGGGCACTCGGCGACCCGAACGCGCCCACCGTCGCCCCGGCCGGCGCCGTCGACGGCCCGGGCCTGCTGGCCCCGGGCACCCGGGTCCTCGCGCTCACCCCCTCGCTCGCCCGTGCCCGGGAGGACTTCCCTCCCGGCAAGGGCTGCGAGATCCCGCTCGCCGCGGAGAACAGCCCGCGCTGCCTGTTCGGCACCGAGTCCAGCCCGGACCGGATCGTCCTGATCGGCGACTCGCACGCCGGCCAGTGGATCTCCGCCGCCCTCGCCATGGCCGAACAGCGGCACTGGGCACTGGAGGTGCTGGTCAAGCCCGGCTGCCCGCTGGCGACCCTGACGGTGCGGAACAACGTGCTCGGCCGCACCTTCGACGAGTGCGACCGCTGGCGCGAGAACACCCTCACCCGGCTGGCCGTCGGTCCCAAGCCGCGCCTGGTCCTGATGGCCGGCCTCAACCGGTACGGGGGCCAGGACGAGCGCACCGAGGGCTGGACCCGCACGCTCGACCGCCTGGCCGCGCTCGGCACACCGCTCGCCTACCTGGGTGACACGCCGATGCCCGGCAAGGACATCCCCACCTGCCTGGCCGCCTCCGACGGCCGCTCGGACGCCTGCTTCTTCCCCCGTGAGTCGGCCTTCGAACGGGACCCGCTGATCGACGGCGGCCTCGCCGAGCGCTACCGCGTCCGCGTCCTCGACCTCGGTTCGCTGCTCTGCCCCGGCACCGGTCCGGACTGCCCCTCCGTCCTGGAGGGAGTGATCCTCTACCGCGACACCGGGCACATCACCGACACCCTCGCCCGGGTCCTCGCCCCGCGTCTGGACCAGGCGCTGCTGACCGGGCAGGGCTGA
- a CDS encoding glycosyltransferase family 2 protein, which yields MSASDTGPRRARRIPGDRPGDGPSRLPSPPDDHELYWYFGPQRRWVLLCATLSYAGATATLGLFALSRPLLWPFLVLTVLNAATWLLSIADGQRSRRFTRDSHDLLVRAWRPALTPGVDLLLPTAGEPLDVLDNAYRHTAAVRWPGRLTVLVLDDADRPEVRELAESYGFEYRARPDRGRFKKAGNLNHGLAEGTGDIIAVLDADFCPRPDFLHHLVPYLDDPNVGIVQSPQCFDTDPGMSWLERAAGATQEIFYRWIQPSRDAQDGTVCCGTNALYRRAALERVGGFAEIDHSEDLYTGLSLARAGWTTRYVPALLAKGMSPTGLPAFISQQYRWCLGSLALVGDPDFRRGPLPRSARLCFWNGILGYLTSAVNVFAVPLPALIMLFFRPDEIAPWQVLPFLPPIWVSLVLLPAMSRTRWRFEVTRVQLLGGLCHVVAIAHALRRRSAEWVPTGAVSGGTSLARAVARIGVGWLGLVIVAGAVGLVRAVSLHGWQPYWALAALLALTTYTMVPLIRALWPLLRGGNGATVADLARPAEDRTAGSDAAELRFGRAESVAVTAVLLLCGLLASGWADPLIF from the coding sequence ATGTCCGCATCCGACACCGGTCCGCGCCGTGCCCGCCGAATACCCGGCGACCGGCCCGGCGACGGACCGTCTCGGCTGCCCAGCCCGCCCGACGACCACGAGCTCTACTGGTACTTCGGACCGCAGCGCCGGTGGGTGCTGCTCTGCGCGACCCTCTCCTACGCCGGCGCCACCGCGACGCTCGGCCTCTTCGCACTCAGCCGGCCGCTGCTCTGGCCGTTCCTGGTGCTCACCGTGCTCAACGCCGCGACCTGGCTGCTCTCCATCGCCGACGGCCAGCGCTCGCGCCGCTTCACCCGTGACTCGCACGACCTGCTGGTCCGGGCCTGGCGACCCGCCCTCACCCCCGGCGTCGACCTGCTGCTGCCCACCGCGGGCGAACCGCTCGACGTCCTGGACAACGCCTACCGGCACACCGCGGCCGTCCGCTGGCCGGGCAGGCTCACCGTCCTGGTCCTCGACGACGCCGACCGGCCCGAGGTGCGCGAACTCGCCGAGTCCTACGGCTTCGAGTACCGGGCCCGCCCCGACCGGGGCCGCTTCAAGAAGGCCGGCAACCTCAACCACGGCCTGGCCGAGGGGACCGGCGACATCATCGCCGTCCTCGACGCCGACTTCTGCCCGCGACCGGACTTCCTGCACCACCTCGTGCCGTACCTCGACGACCCGAACGTCGGCATCGTGCAGAGCCCGCAGTGCTTCGACACCGACCCCGGGATGTCCTGGCTGGAGCGCGCGGCCGGAGCCACCCAGGAGATCTTCTACCGCTGGATCCAGCCCTCCCGGGACGCCCAGGACGGCACCGTCTGCTGCGGCACCAACGCGCTCTACCGGCGCGCCGCGCTCGAACGCGTCGGCGGCTTCGCCGAGATCGACCACAGCGAGGACCTCTACACCGGCCTCTCGCTCGCCCGCGCCGGGTGGACCACCCGGTACGTGCCGGCCCTGCTGGCCAAGGGCATGTCGCCCACCGGCCTGCCCGCGTTCATCAGCCAGCAGTACCGCTGGTGCCTCGGCTCGCTCGCGCTGGTCGGGGACCCCGACTTCCGGCGCGGCCCGCTGCCCCGCTCGGCCCGGCTCTGCTTCTGGAACGGCATCCTCGGCTACCTCACCAGCGCGGTGAACGTCTTCGCCGTCCCGCTGCCGGCGCTGATCATGCTGTTCTTCCGGCCCGACGAGATCGCCCCCTGGCAGGTCCTGCCCTTCCTGCCGCCGATCTGGGTCTCGCTCGTCCTGCTGCCCGCGATGTCCCGCACCCGCTGGCGCTTCGAGGTCACCCGGGTCCAACTCCTCGGCGGGCTCTGCCACGTGGTCGCCATCGCGCACGCGCTCCGCCGGCGCAGCGCCGAGTGGGTCCCCACCGGCGCGGTCTCCGGCGGCACCTCGCTGGCCCGGGCGGTCGCCCGGATCGGCGTCGGCTGGCTCGGCCTCGTCATCGTGGCCGGCGCGGTCGGACTCGTCCGTGCCGTCTCGCTGCACGGCTGGCAGCCGTACTGGGCGCTCGCCGCGCTCCTCGCGCTGACCACCTACACCATGGTTCCGCTGATCAGGGCCCTCTGGCCGCTGCTCCGGGGTGGCAACGGCGCCACCGTCGCGGACCTCGCCCGCCCCGCGGAGGACCGGACCGCCGGATCCGACGCCGCCGAACTGCGCTTCGGCCGGGCCGAGTCGGTCGCCGTCACCGCCGTGCTGCTGCTCTGCGGCCTGCTGGCGTCCGGCTGGGCCGACCCGCTCATCTTCTGA
- a CDS encoding GNAT family N-acetyltransferase, which yields MPETTREAAETAADRLTFRPATTADVAALVELVESAYRGEASRAGWTTEADLLEGQRTDVEGVTAAVTHPDGVVLLAERGGELLACCQLERRGEHAYFGMFSVRPGRQGGGVGRSVLEEAERFAGEEWGAAELEMTVIEQRSDLIAWYERRGFHRTGVYSPFPYGDERFGIPLRPDLRFEKLIKALTVR from the coding sequence GTGCCCGAGACCACCCGAGAGGCCGCCGAGACCGCGGCCGACCGCCTCACCTTCCGCCCCGCGACCACGGCCGACGTCGCCGCCCTGGTCGAGCTGGTCGAGTCCGCCTACCGGGGCGAGGCCAGCCGGGCCGGTTGGACCACCGAAGCCGATCTGCTGGAGGGCCAGCGCACCGACGTCGAGGGCGTCACCGCGGCCGTCACCCACCCCGACGGTGTGGTGCTGCTCGCCGAGCGGGGCGGCGAGCTGCTCGCCTGCTGCCAGCTGGAGCGCCGGGGCGAGCACGCCTACTTCGGCATGTTCTCGGTGCGTCCCGGCCGCCAGGGCGGCGGTGTCGGGCGGTCGGTGCTGGAGGAGGCCGAGCGGTTCGCGGGCGAGGAGTGGGGCGCGGCCGAGCTGGAGATGACGGTGATCGAGCAGCGGTCGGACCTGATCGCCTGGTACGAGCGCCGGGGCTTCCATCGGACCGGTGTCTACTCCCCGTTCCCGTACGGCGACGAGCGGTTCGGGATCCCGCTCCGCCCCGACCTGCGGTTCGAGAAGCTGATCAAGGCGCTTACCGTCCGGTAG
- the aroA gene encoding 3-phosphoshikimate 1-carboxyvinyltransferase produces the protein MTVVEIPGSKSVTARALFLAAAADGTTTLLRPLVSDDTDGFAEGLRTLGYALTREADRWLVEGRPQGPAADAEVYCRDGATTARFLPVLAAAGRGTFRFDASAQMRRRPLGPLTEALRTLGVELRHEEAEGHHPLRITADGVLGGELTLDASLSSQYLTALLLLGPLTDKGLRITVTDLVSAPYVEITIAMMRAFGATVTRTGKVFEVAPGGYRATTYPVEPDASTASYFFAAAALTGHRITVPGLGRDALQGDLRFVDVLARMGARVDVSAERVTVEGAPDGRLGGLTVDMRDISDTMPTLAAIAPFASAPVRIENVANTRIKECDRLEACAGNLRRLGIDVATGHDWIEIRPGTPRATELASHGDHRMVMSFSVTGLRTPGITFDDPGCVRKTFPGFHEAFAQLREGWPTAV, from the coding sequence ATGACCGTCGTCGAGATCCCCGGCTCCAAGTCCGTGACGGCCCGCGCGCTCTTCCTCGCGGCGGCCGCCGACGGCACCACCACCCTGCTCCGCCCGCTGGTCTCCGACGACACCGACGGCTTCGCCGAGGGCCTGCGCACCCTCGGCTACGCGCTCACCCGCGAGGCCGACCGCTGGCTGGTCGAGGGCCGCCCGCAGGGCCCCGCCGCCGACGCCGAGGTCTACTGCCGCGACGGCGCGACCACCGCCCGCTTCCTGCCCGTCCTCGCCGCCGCGGGGCGCGGCACCTTCCGGTTCGACGCCTCCGCCCAGATGCGCCGACGCCCGCTCGGCCCGCTCACCGAGGCGCTGCGCACCCTCGGCGTGGAGCTCCGGCACGAGGAGGCCGAGGGCCACCACCCGCTGCGGATCACCGCCGACGGGGTCCTGGGCGGCGAGCTCACCCTGGACGCGAGCCTCTCCTCCCAGTACCTGACCGCGCTGCTGCTGCTCGGGCCGCTCACCGACAAGGGCCTGCGGATCACCGTCACCGACCTCGTCTCGGCGCCGTACGTCGAGATCACCATCGCCATGATGCGGGCCTTCGGCGCCACCGTGACCCGCACCGGCAAGGTCTTCGAGGTCGCACCGGGCGGCTACCGGGCGACCACCTACCCGGTCGAGCCGGACGCCTCCACCGCCAGCTACTTCTTCGCCGCGGCCGCTCTCACCGGCCACCGGATCACCGTGCCGGGACTGGGCCGTGACGCGCTCCAGGGCGACCTGCGGTTCGTCGACGTACTGGCCCGGATGGGCGCGCGGGTCGACGTCAGCGCCGAGCGGGTCACCGTCGAGGGCGCGCCGGACGGCCGGCTCGGCGGCCTCACCGTCGACATGCGCGACATCTCCGACACCATGCCGACGCTGGCCGCCATCGCACCGTTCGCCTCGGCGCCGGTGCGGATCGAGAACGTCGCCAACACCCGGATCAAGGAGTGCGACCGGCTGGAGGCCTGCGCCGGGAACCTCCGCCGGCTCGGGATCGACGTCGCCACCGGCCACGACTGGATCGAGATCCGGCCGGGGACCCCGCGCGCCACCGAGCTCGCCAGCCACGGCGACCACCGGATGGTGATGTCCTTCTCCGTCACCGGCCTGCGTACTCCCGGTATCACCTTCGACGACCCGGGCTGCGTGCGGAAGACCTTCCCGGGCTTCCACGAGGCGTTCGCGCAGCTGCGCGAGGGGTGGCCCACCGCCGTCTGA
- a CDS encoding SDR family oxidoreductase, with the protein MTTTGGTPPAPAAARPVALVTGVGRTVGIGAGIACRLAASGWDIAFTYWTAYDRRMAWGAEAGAAEAVGRALAERGAGALAIEADLADPAAPGRVFDEVERRFGGTTALVLCHCESVDSGLLDTTVESFDRHFAVNARASWLLVREFGRRFAGAAGSGRIVALTSDHTVGNLPYGASKGALDRIVLAAAGEFARLGVTANVVNPGPVDTGWMTEEVRDAVLRRTPLGRLGTPQDTAHLVDFLCSPQGQWVNGQVLMSNGGFAPASG; encoded by the coding sequence ATGACGACAACCGGTGGAACACCGCCCGCACCCGCCGCCGCACGGCCCGTCGCGCTGGTGACGGGGGTCGGGCGCACGGTCGGGATCGGTGCCGGAATCGCCTGCCGACTCGCCGCCTCGGGCTGGGACATCGCCTTCACCTACTGGACGGCCTACGACCGGAGGATGGCCTGGGGCGCCGAGGCGGGCGCCGCCGAGGCCGTCGGGCGGGCCCTCGCCGAACGGGGTGCGGGGGCCCTCGCGATCGAGGCGGACCTGGCCGATCCGGCGGCGCCGGGGCGGGTGTTCGACGAGGTCGAGCGGCGGTTCGGCGGCACGACGGCGTTGGTGCTGTGCCACTGCGAGTCGGTCGATTCGGGTCTGCTCGACACCACGGTGGAGAGCTTCGACCGGCACTTCGCGGTCAACGCGCGGGCGAGTTGGCTGCTGGTCCGCGAGTTCGGGCGGCGGTTCGCCGGGGCGGCGGGGAGCGGTCGGATCGTCGCGCTGACCAGCGACCACACGGTGGGCAACCTGCCGTACGGGGCGAGCAAGGGGGCGCTGGACCGCATCGTGCTGGCGGCGGCGGGCGAGTTCGCCCGCCTCGGTGTCACCGCCAACGTCGTCAACCCCGGTCCGGTGGACACGGGTTGGATGACGGAGGAGGTGCGGGACGCGGTCCTGCGGCGGACCCCGCTCGGTCGGCTCGGCACCCCGCAGGACACCGCGCACCTCGTGGACTTCCTCTGCTCGCCGCAGGGGCAGTGGGTCAACGGGCAGGTGCTGATGAGCAACGGCGGCTTCGCCCCGGCCTCCGGCTGA
- a CDS encoding saccharopine dehydrogenase family protein, translating into MRIAVHGATGFTGGLAVAELVRRGITPVLVGRSPERLKAVAAERAPGAEVRVAEVRVAGAGGSGGADRVADEDLAAAFADCDAVVNCAGPFDLWGEPVVRAAIAAGAHYVDTTGEQRYLRRVLDTFGPEAGRAGVSVVPAMADDGGPGDLIARLTADRLGGPVDDLLVADLRRPDGGASRGTGRSMAAAFSAGALEYSDGGWHLLDAPVEDSLVPPGEEDAVPVTTFALPGVVTVPRHLAVRRVRSAVRTEVAGLFSALTPEVVAGLPESVPEELRRSGVWLMAVHATGVDGRRARGWVTGTDAYGLTAVIAVEGARRLATGEDAARPGVLTPAQAFPPAAFLDFLAPYGVDWRVEEVVGGEGDGGAGGR; encoded by the coding sequence ATGAGGATCGCCGTCCATGGCGCGACCGGATTCACCGGCGGGCTCGCCGTCGCGGAGCTGGTCCGGCGCGGGATCACGCCCGTGCTGGTGGGCCGCAGTCCGGAACGGTTGAAGGCGGTGGCCGCCGAGCGGGCCCCCGGCGCCGAGGTGCGGGTAGCCGAAGTGCGGGTAGCCGGGGCGGGCGGGAGCGGGGGCGCCGACCGGGTGGCGGACGAGGACCTGGCCGCCGCGTTCGCCGACTGCGACGCGGTGGTGAACTGCGCGGGCCCGTTCGACCTCTGGGGCGAACCGGTGGTGCGCGCGGCGATCGCCGCCGGTGCCCACTACGTCGACACCACCGGCGAGCAGCGCTACCTCCGGCGGGTGCTGGACACCTTCGGCCCGGAGGCCGGGCGTGCCGGGGTGAGCGTCGTCCCCGCGATGGCGGACGACGGCGGGCCGGGCGACCTGATCGCCCGGCTGACCGCGGACCGGCTCGGCGGACCGGTCGACGACCTGCTGGTCGCGGACCTCCGGCGGCCGGACGGCGGGGCCTCCCGGGGGACGGGCCGGTCGATGGCCGCGGCGTTCTCCGCGGGCGCGCTGGAGTACTCCGACGGCGGCTGGCACCTGCTGGACGCTCCCGTGGAGGATTCGCTGGTTCCGCCCGGCGAGGAGGACGCCGTCCCCGTGACGACGTTCGCCCTGCCCGGTGTGGTCACCGTTCCCCGGCACCTGGCCGTGCGCCGGGTGCGCAGCGCAGTCCGCACGGAGGTGGCCGGGCTGTTCTCGGCGCTGACCCCGGAGGTCGTCGCCGGCCTGCCCGAGTCCGTCCCGGAGGAACTGCGCCGGTCCGGCGTCTGGCTGATGGCCGTCCACGCCACGGGCGTCGACGGCCGCCGGGCCCGGGGGTGGGTGACGGGGACGGACGCGTACGGGCTCACCGCGGTGATCGCCGTGGAGGGAGCGCGTCGTCTCGCCACCGGGGAGGACGCCGCCCGCCCCGGTGTGCTCACCCCCGCCCAGGCCTTTCCCCCGGCGGCCTTCCTCGACTTCCTGGCCCCGTACGGCGTCGACTGGCGCGTGGAGGAGGTGGTGGGGGGCGAGGGGGACGGGGGCGCCGGCGGGCGCTGA